A window of Onychostoma macrolepis isolate SWU-2019 chromosome 01, ASM1243209v1, whole genome shotgun sequence contains these coding sequences:
- the qdprb.1 gene encoding dihydropteridine reductase, with protein MAATEAHKVLVYGGKGALGSACVQYFRAKNWWVASIDLNANEEASANVTVKMTESFTEQASQVTADVGELLGEDKVDAILCVAGGWAGGSAKAKTLYKNADLMWKQSMWTSTICSHLATKHLREGGLLTLAGAKAALGPTAGCIGYGMAKAAVHQLCQSLSGPNSGLPPGSAAVAILPVTLDTPMNRKFMPDGDVSSWTPLEYVTELFYKWTTGENRPPSGTLMQLVTADGKTEATPVL; from the exons ATGGCAGCTACAGAAGCCCATAAAGTGCTTGTTTACGGAGGAAAAGGGGCTCTAGGATCTGCATGTGTGCAGTACTTCAGAGCTAAAAACTGG TGGGTTGCCTCTATAGATCTCAATGCCAATGAAGAAGCCAGTGCCAACGTTACAGTGAAGATGACTGAATCCTTCACTGAGCAAGCCAGCCAG gtGACAGCTGATGTCGGTGAGCTGTTAGGTGAAGATAAGGTTGATGCCATCTTGTGTGTGGCTGGAGGTTGGGCAGGCGGCAGTGCCAAGGCTAAAA CTCTGTATAAGAATGCTGATCTGATGTGGAAGCAGAGTATGTGGACCTCCACGATTTGCAGTCACCTAGCAACCAAACACCTGAGAGAGGGGGGGCTGCTCACACTGGCAGGGGCTAAAGCAGCACTGGGTCCAACAGCAG GATGCATTGGTTATGGTATGGCAAAGGCAGCGGTACATCAGTTGTGTCAGAGTCTGAGCGGGCCAAATAGTGGTCTTCCTCCTGGTTCTGCTGCAGTAGCAATACTTCC AGTGACTTTAGATACACccatgaatagaaagttcatgCCAGATGGTGATGTTAGTTCCTGGACACCACTCGAGTACGTAACAGA GCTGTTCTATAAGTGGACAACGGGAGAGAATAGACCTCCTTCAGGTACTTTGATGCAGCTGGTTACTGCAGATGGAAAAACGGAGGCTACACCGGTGTTATGA